A genomic window from Myotis daubentonii chromosome 4, mMyoDau2.1, whole genome shotgun sequence includes:
- the FBXO4 gene encoding F-box only protein 4 isoform X3, protein MAGSEPRSRCDSPPPPHSDWGRLEAAILSGWRSFWQSVGKDRAAPRAPREEAEEGPSTLTRLPIDVQLYILSFLSPHDLCQLGSTSHYWNGTVRDPILWRYFLLRDLPSWSSVDWKSLPDLDILKKPMSEVTDGAFFDYMAVYKMCCPYTRRSSKASRPMYGAVTSFLHSLIIQNEPRFAMFGPGLEELNTSLVLSLMSSEELCPTAGLPQRQIDGIGSGVNFQLSNQHKFNILILYSTTRKERDRAREEHTSAVNKMFSLQNEGDDQQGSRYSVIPQIQKANVKRTPCFYVAHELGLNHLNHPWMVQDTEAETLKGFLNGIQWILEEVESKHAR, encoded by the exons ATGGCGGGAAGCGAGCCCCGCAGCCGGTGCGACTCTCCGCCGCCGCCCCACAGCGACTGGGGCCGCTTGGAGGCGGCCATCCTCAGCGGCTGGAGGAGCTTCTGGCAGTCGGTGGGCAAGGACCGGGcggcgccccgcgccccccgcgaggaggcggaggaggggcCCAGCACCCTGACGCGGCTGCCG ATCGACGTACAGCTCTATATTTTGTCATTCCTCTCCCCTCACGATTTGTGTCAGTTGGGAAGTACAAGTCATTACTGGAACGGAACTGTTCGAGATCCCATTCTGTGGAGGTACTTTCTGCTGCGGGACCTTCCTTCGTGGTCTTCCGTTGACTGGAAGTCTCTTCCAGATCTGGACATCTTAAAAAAGCCTATGTCTGAAGTCACTGATGGTGCCTTTTTTGACTACATGGCGGT CTATAAAATGTGCTGTCCATACACAAGAAGATCCTCGAAAGCTAGCCGTCCTATGTATGGAGCAGTGACCTCATTTTTACACTCACTGATCATTCAGAATGAACCCCGATTTGCTATGTTTGGACCAGGTTTGGAAGAACTGAATACATCTTTGGTGTTGAGCTTGATGTCTTCTGAGGAACTTTGCCCAACAGCTGGTTTGCCTCAGAGGCAAATTGATG gtaTTGGATCAGGGGTCAATTTTCAGTTGAGCAACCAACATAAGTTCAACATCCTGATATTATATTCAACTACCAG AAAGGAAAGAGATAGAGCAAGAGAAGAGCATACAAGTGCAGTTAACAAGATGTTCAGTTTACAGAATGAAGGGGACGATCAACAAGGAAGCCGCTACAGTGTAATTCCACAAATTCAGAAG GCAAATGTGAAAAGAACGCCCTGTTTTTATGTGGCACATGAGCTGGGCCTGAATCATCTGAACCACCCGTGGATG GTCCAGGATACAGAGGCTGAAACTCTAAAGGGTTTTTTGAATGGAATTCAGTGGATTCTTGAAGAAGTAGAATCTAAACATGCAAGATGA
- the FBXO4 gene encoding F-box only protein 4 isoform X1: MAGSEPRSRCDSPPPPHSDWGRLEAAILSGWRSFWQSVGKDRAAPRAPREEAEEGPSTLTRLPIDVQLYILSFLSPHDLCQLGSTSHYWNGTVRDPILWRYFLLRDLPSWSSVDWKSLPDLDILKKPMSEVTDGAFFDYMAVYKMCCPYTRRSSKASRPMYGAVTSFLHSLIIQNEPRFAMFGPGLEELNTSLVLSLMSSEELCPTAGLPQRQIDGIGSGVNFQLSNQHKFNILILYSTTRKERDRAREEHTSAVNKMFSLQNEGDDQQGSRYSVIPQIQKVCEVVDGFIYVANAEAQKRHEWQDEFSRITAMTDPAFGSAGRPMLVLSCVSQANVKRTPCFYVAHELGLNHLNHPWMVQDTEAETLKGFLNGIQWILEEVESKHAR; this comes from the exons ATGGCGGGAAGCGAGCCCCGCAGCCGGTGCGACTCTCCGCCGCCGCCCCACAGCGACTGGGGCCGCTTGGAGGCGGCCATCCTCAGCGGCTGGAGGAGCTTCTGGCAGTCGGTGGGCAAGGACCGGGcggcgccccgcgccccccgcgaggaggcggaggaggggcCCAGCACCCTGACGCGGCTGCCG ATCGACGTACAGCTCTATATTTTGTCATTCCTCTCCCCTCACGATTTGTGTCAGTTGGGAAGTACAAGTCATTACTGGAACGGAACTGTTCGAGATCCCATTCTGTGGAGGTACTTTCTGCTGCGGGACCTTCCTTCGTGGTCTTCCGTTGACTGGAAGTCTCTTCCAGATCTGGACATCTTAAAAAAGCCTATGTCTGAAGTCACTGATGGTGCCTTTTTTGACTACATGGCGGT CTATAAAATGTGCTGTCCATACACAAGAAGATCCTCGAAAGCTAGCCGTCCTATGTATGGAGCAGTGACCTCATTTTTACACTCACTGATCATTCAGAATGAACCCCGATTTGCTATGTTTGGACCAGGTTTGGAAGAACTGAATACATCTTTGGTGTTGAGCTTGATGTCTTCTGAGGAACTTTGCCCAACAGCTGGTTTGCCTCAGAGGCAAATTGATG gtaTTGGATCAGGGGTCAATTTTCAGTTGAGCAACCAACATAAGTTCAACATCCTGATATTATATTCAACTACCAG AAAGGAAAGAGATAGAGCAAGAGAAGAGCATACAAGTGCAGTTAACAAGATGTTCAGTTTACAGAATGAAGGGGACGATCAACAAGGAAGCCGCTACAGTGTAATTCCACAAATTCAGAAGGTGTGTGAAGTTGTTGATGGGTTCATCTATGTAGCAAATGCTGAAGCTCAGAAAA GACATGAATGGCAAGATGAATTTTCTCGTATTACGGCGATGACAGACCCAGCCTTTGGATCTGCGGGAAGGCCAATGCTAGTTTTATCTTGTGTTTCTCAGGCAAATGTGAAAAGAACGCCCTGTTTTTATGTGGCACATGAGCTGGGCCTGAATCATCTGAACCACCCGTGGATG GTCCAGGATACAGAGGCTGAAACTCTAAAGGGTTTTTTGAATGGAATTCAGTGGATTCTTGAAGAAGTAGAATCTAAACATGCAAGATGA
- the FBXO4 gene encoding F-box only protein 4 isoform X2 has product MAGSEPRSRCDSPPPPHSDWGRLEAAILSGWRSFWQSVGKDRAAPRAPREEAEEGPSTLTRLPIDVQLYILSFLSPHDLCQLGSTSHYWNGTVRDPILWRYFLLRDLPSWSSVDWKSLPDLDILKKPMSEVTDGAFFDYMAVYKMCCPYTRRSSKASRPMYGAVTSFLHSLIIQNEPRFAMFGPGLEELNTSLVLSLMSSEELCPTAGLPQRQIDGIGSGVNFQLSNQHKFNILILYSTTRKERDRAREEHTSAVNKMFSLQNEGDDQQGSRYSVIPQIQKVCEVVDGFIYVANAEAQKRHEWQDEFSRITAMTDPAFGSAGRPMLVLSCVSQANVKRTPCFYVAHELGLNHLNHPWMVRSYLLWSRIQRLKL; this is encoded by the exons ATGGCGGGAAGCGAGCCCCGCAGCCGGTGCGACTCTCCGCCGCCGCCCCACAGCGACTGGGGCCGCTTGGAGGCGGCCATCCTCAGCGGCTGGAGGAGCTTCTGGCAGTCGGTGGGCAAGGACCGGGcggcgccccgcgccccccgcgaggaggcggaggaggggcCCAGCACCCTGACGCGGCTGCCG ATCGACGTACAGCTCTATATTTTGTCATTCCTCTCCCCTCACGATTTGTGTCAGTTGGGAAGTACAAGTCATTACTGGAACGGAACTGTTCGAGATCCCATTCTGTGGAGGTACTTTCTGCTGCGGGACCTTCCTTCGTGGTCTTCCGTTGACTGGAAGTCTCTTCCAGATCTGGACATCTTAAAAAAGCCTATGTCTGAAGTCACTGATGGTGCCTTTTTTGACTACATGGCGGT CTATAAAATGTGCTGTCCATACACAAGAAGATCCTCGAAAGCTAGCCGTCCTATGTATGGAGCAGTGACCTCATTTTTACACTCACTGATCATTCAGAATGAACCCCGATTTGCTATGTTTGGACCAGGTTTGGAAGAACTGAATACATCTTTGGTGTTGAGCTTGATGTCTTCTGAGGAACTTTGCCCAACAGCTGGTTTGCCTCAGAGGCAAATTGATG gtaTTGGATCAGGGGTCAATTTTCAGTTGAGCAACCAACATAAGTTCAACATCCTGATATTATATTCAACTACCAG AAAGGAAAGAGATAGAGCAAGAGAAGAGCATACAAGTGCAGTTAACAAGATGTTCAGTTTACAGAATGAAGGGGACGATCAACAAGGAAGCCGCTACAGTGTAATTCCACAAATTCAGAAGGTGTGTGAAGTTGTTGATGGGTTCATCTATGTAGCAAATGCTGAAGCTCAGAAAA GACATGAATGGCAAGATGAATTTTCTCGTATTACGGCGATGACAGACCCAGCCTTTGGATCTGCGGGAAGGCCAATGCTAGTTTTATCTTGTGTTTCTCAGGCAAATGTGAAAAGAACGCCCTGTTTTTATGTGGCACATGAGCTGGGCCTGAATCATCTGAACCACCCGTGGATGGTAAGATCCTATCTTCTCTG GTCCAGGATACAGAGGCTGAAACTCTAA
- the FBXO4 gene encoding F-box only protein 4 isoform X4: MAGSEPRSRCDSPPPPHSDWGRLEAAILSGWRSFWQSVGKDRAAPRAPREEAEEGPSTLTRLPIDVQLYILSFLSPHDLCQLGSTSHYWNGTVRDPILWRYFLLRDLPSWSSVDWKSLPDLDILKKPMSEVTDGAFFDYMAVYKMCCPYTRRSSKASRPMYGAVTSFLHSLIIQNEPRFAMFGPGLEELNTSLVLSLMSSEELCPTAGLPQRQIDGIGSGVNFQLSNQHKFNILILYSTTRKERDRAREEHTSAVNKMFSLQNEGDDQQGSRYSVIPQIQKANVKRTPCFYVAHELGLNHLNHPWMVRSYLLWSRIQRLKL; the protein is encoded by the exons ATGGCGGGAAGCGAGCCCCGCAGCCGGTGCGACTCTCCGCCGCCGCCCCACAGCGACTGGGGCCGCTTGGAGGCGGCCATCCTCAGCGGCTGGAGGAGCTTCTGGCAGTCGGTGGGCAAGGACCGGGcggcgccccgcgccccccgcgaggaggcggaggaggggcCCAGCACCCTGACGCGGCTGCCG ATCGACGTACAGCTCTATATTTTGTCATTCCTCTCCCCTCACGATTTGTGTCAGTTGGGAAGTACAAGTCATTACTGGAACGGAACTGTTCGAGATCCCATTCTGTGGAGGTACTTTCTGCTGCGGGACCTTCCTTCGTGGTCTTCCGTTGACTGGAAGTCTCTTCCAGATCTGGACATCTTAAAAAAGCCTATGTCTGAAGTCACTGATGGTGCCTTTTTTGACTACATGGCGGT CTATAAAATGTGCTGTCCATACACAAGAAGATCCTCGAAAGCTAGCCGTCCTATGTATGGAGCAGTGACCTCATTTTTACACTCACTGATCATTCAGAATGAACCCCGATTTGCTATGTTTGGACCAGGTTTGGAAGAACTGAATACATCTTTGGTGTTGAGCTTGATGTCTTCTGAGGAACTTTGCCCAACAGCTGGTTTGCCTCAGAGGCAAATTGATG gtaTTGGATCAGGGGTCAATTTTCAGTTGAGCAACCAACATAAGTTCAACATCCTGATATTATATTCAACTACCAG AAAGGAAAGAGATAGAGCAAGAGAAGAGCATACAAGTGCAGTTAACAAGATGTTCAGTTTACAGAATGAAGGGGACGATCAACAAGGAAGCCGCTACAGTGTAATTCCACAAATTCAGAAG GCAAATGTGAAAAGAACGCCCTGTTTTTATGTGGCACATGAGCTGGGCCTGAATCATCTGAACCACCCGTGGATGGTAAGATCCTATCTTCTCTG GTCCAGGATACAGAGGCTGAAACTCTAA
- the FBXO4 gene encoding F-box only protein 4 isoform X5, producing the protein MAGSEPRSRCDSPPPPHSDWGRLEAAILSGWRSFWQSVGKDRAAPRAPREEAEEGPSTLTRLPIDVQLYILSFLSPHDLCQLGSTSHYWNGTVRDPILWRYFLLRDLPSWSSVDWKSLPDLDILKKPMSEVTDGAFFDYMAVYKMCCPYTRRSSKASRPMYGAVTSFLHSLIIQNEPRFAMFGPGLEELNTSLVLSLMSSEELCPTAGLPQRQIDGIGSGVNFQLSNQHKFNILILYSTTRKERDRAREEHTSAVNKMFSLQNEGDDQQGSRYSVIPQIQKVCEVVDGFIYVANAEAQKSKCEKNALFLCGT; encoded by the exons ATGGCGGGAAGCGAGCCCCGCAGCCGGTGCGACTCTCCGCCGCCGCCCCACAGCGACTGGGGCCGCTTGGAGGCGGCCATCCTCAGCGGCTGGAGGAGCTTCTGGCAGTCGGTGGGCAAGGACCGGGcggcgccccgcgccccccgcgaggaggcggaggaggggcCCAGCACCCTGACGCGGCTGCCG ATCGACGTACAGCTCTATATTTTGTCATTCCTCTCCCCTCACGATTTGTGTCAGTTGGGAAGTACAAGTCATTACTGGAACGGAACTGTTCGAGATCCCATTCTGTGGAGGTACTTTCTGCTGCGGGACCTTCCTTCGTGGTCTTCCGTTGACTGGAAGTCTCTTCCAGATCTGGACATCTTAAAAAAGCCTATGTCTGAAGTCACTGATGGTGCCTTTTTTGACTACATGGCGGT CTATAAAATGTGCTGTCCATACACAAGAAGATCCTCGAAAGCTAGCCGTCCTATGTATGGAGCAGTGACCTCATTTTTACACTCACTGATCATTCAGAATGAACCCCGATTTGCTATGTTTGGACCAGGTTTGGAAGAACTGAATACATCTTTGGTGTTGAGCTTGATGTCTTCTGAGGAACTTTGCCCAACAGCTGGTTTGCCTCAGAGGCAAATTGATG gtaTTGGATCAGGGGTCAATTTTCAGTTGAGCAACCAACATAAGTTCAACATCCTGATATTATATTCAACTACCAG AAAGGAAAGAGATAGAGCAAGAGAAGAGCATACAAGTGCAGTTAACAAGATGTTCAGTTTACAGAATGAAGGGGACGATCAACAAGGAAGCCGCTACAGTGTAATTCCACAAATTCAGAAGGTGTGTGAAGTTGTTGATGGGTTCATCTATGTAGCAAATGCTGAAGCTCAGAAAA GCAAATGTGAAAAGAACGCCCTGTTTTTATGTGGCACATGA